One part of the Chryseobacterium sp. 7 genome encodes these proteins:
- the mutS gene encoding DNA mismatch repair protein MutS — MAKAAKKETPLMTQYNTIKAKYPDALLLFRVGDFYETFGQDAVRTSQILGIVLTKRANGEGHIELAGFPHHSVDSYLPKLVRAGMRVAICDQLEDPKMVKGIVKRGVTELVTPGVTFNDQVLNSKKNNFLLSLHKEKEKYGIALVDISTGEFLVSEGNLEKLLHIVNTFDPSEIIFQRSTQIPEQIKNKNAFKLEDWAFQYNFAYEKLTNHFKTNSLKGFGVENLPSAITAAGAIFAYLVEDTHHNLLAHITKLQVIPQEDYLMMDNFTLRNLEIVYPSNPQGKSLLDIIDKTSTPMGGRLLRRRIILPLKSVDEIMRRLSLIDFLNENDALKYEISQLLKSISDLDRLMGKLAAEKISPKELGYLRQSLINIHKIKALLHPHADVMAWLDPLFDLEELIKFLQNHLNEELPVNIAKGNVIKEGVSEELDRLRNLQSKGRGFLDEMCQREIERTGITSLKIDFNNVFGYYIEVRNTHKDKVPDDWVRKQTLVNAERYITEELKEYENQILGAEEKIGVLETSLYRNVCAETMVYIDQIQGNSNIIAQLDVASGLSELAVSESYTKPVLNDGYAIDLKEARHPIIENALPLGEKYIPNDIFLDKNSQQIIMVTGPNMAGKSAILRQTAIVCLLAQIGSFVPAKHAEIGLLDKIFTRVGATDNISAGESTFMVEMNEAANILNNISERSLILLDEIGRGTSTYDGVSIAWAIAEYLHQHPTQAKTLFATHYHELNEMTVNFERVKNFHVSIQENKGNIIFLRKLVPGGSEHSFGIHVAKLAGMPAKVVNRANEILKTLEASRTQGNNSSETIKRVTEENMQLSFFQLDDPVLENIREELTKIDINTLTPIEALMKLNSIKKMIGG, encoded by the coding sequence ATGGCAAAAGCAGCGAAGAAAGAAACCCCATTAATGACGCAGTACAATACCATCAAGGCGAAATACCCTGATGCGTTGTTATTATTCAGGGTTGGGGATTTTTATGAAACTTTTGGGCAGGATGCTGTCAGAACTTCTCAGATTCTGGGTATTGTGCTTACCAAAAGAGCCAATGGTGAGGGGCATATAGAACTTGCTGGGTTTCCACATCATTCTGTAGATTCTTATCTTCCAAAATTGGTAAGAGCAGGCATGAGGGTGGCAATCTGTGATCAGCTGGAAGATCCTAAGATGGTGAAAGGAATTGTGAAAAGAGGTGTTACAGAGTTGGTAACACCCGGCGTTACCTTCAATGATCAGGTGTTAAATTCCAAAAAAAATAACTTCCTTCTTTCATTACATAAAGAAAAAGAGAAGTATGGAATAGCTTTGGTAGACATCTCTACGGGAGAGTTTCTGGTAAGCGAAGGAAATTTAGAAAAGCTTTTACACATCGTCAATACTTTTGATCCCAGTGAGATTATTTTCCAGAGAAGCACACAGATTCCGGAACAGATCAAAAATAAAAATGCCTTTAAACTTGAAGACTGGGCTTTCCAATATAATTTTGCTTACGAAAAGCTGACGAATCATTTTAAAACCAATTCATTAAAAGGTTTTGGAGTGGAAAATCTTCCGTCGGCAATCACGGCAGCAGGTGCTATTTTTGCCTATCTGGTAGAAGATACCCATCATAATCTGCTTGCCCATATTACAAAACTACAGGTCATTCCGCAGGAAGATTATCTGATGATGGATAATTTTACCCTGAGGAACCTGGAAATCGTTTACCCAAGCAATCCACAGGGAAAATCACTGCTGGATATCATTGATAAAACGTCTACTCCGATGGGAGGAAGACTTTTGAGAAGGAGAATTATTCTGCCTTTAAAATCGGTGGATGAGATTATGAGAAGGCTTTCTCTGATTGATTTCTTAAACGAAAATGATGCTCTTAAATATGAGATTAGCCAGCTTCTGAAATCAATTTCTGATCTTGACCGATTAATGGGAAAACTGGCAGCAGAGAAAATTTCACCTAAAGAACTGGGATATTTGCGCCAAAGTTTAATTAATATTCATAAAATCAAAGCGTTACTGCATCCTCATGCAGATGTGATGGCTTGGTTAGATCCTTTATTTGATCTGGAAGAACTGATTAAATTCCTGCAGAATCATCTTAATGAAGAGCTTCCGGTAAATATTGCCAAAGGAAATGTTATTAAAGAAGGCGTTTCTGAAGAGCTTGACAGATTGAGAAATCTTCAGAGCAAAGGACGCGGTTTCCTGGATGAAATGTGCCAGAGAGAGATTGAAAGAACAGGAATTACCAGCCTTAAAATTGATTTTAACAACGTTTTCGGATATTATATTGAAGTTCGAAATACCCATAAAGATAAAGTTCCGGATGATTGGGTAAGAAAGCAGACCTTAGTGAATGCTGAAAGATATATTACGGAAGAGCTTAAAGAATACGAAAACCAGATCCTCGGTGCTGAAGAAAAAATAGGCGTTCTGGAAACCTCACTGTACAGAAATGTTTGCGCGGAAACGATGGTTTATATTGATCAGATTCAAGGAAATTCCAACATCATTGCTCAGCTTGATGTAGCTTCCGGTTTGTCTGAGCTTGCTGTTTCCGAGAGTTATACAAAGCCTGTCTTGAATGACGGCTATGCCATTGACTTAAAAGAAGCCAGACACCCGATTATTGAAAATGCACTTCCGCTGGGAGAAAAATATATCCCGAATGATATCTTCCTTGATAAGAATTCACAGCAGATCATCATGGTAACAGGACCGAACATGGCCGGTAAATCGGCTATTCTGCGTCAGACGGCAATTGTATGTCTTTTGGCTCAGATTGGAAGTTTTGTACCTGCAAAACATGCGGAGATCGGATTATTAGATAAGATTTTTACAAGAGTAGGAGCTACAGATAATATTTCTGCCGGGGAATCTACTTTCATGGTAGAGATGAATGAAGCCGCCAATATCCTGAACAATATTTCAGAACGAAGTTTGATCCTATTGGATGAAATTGGCCGTGGAACTTCTACTTATGACGGGGTTTCTATTGCCTGGGCTATTGCAGAATATCTTCATCAGCATCCTACACAGGCAAAGACGTTATTTGCAACCCACTACCACGAACTGAATGAAATGACAGTTAATTTCGAAAGGGTGAAGAACTTCCATGTGTCAATCCAGGAAAACAAAGGAAATATCATTTTCCTGAGAAAATTAGTTCCGGGCGGAAGCGAGCACAGTTTCGGTATCCACGTGGCAAAGTTGGCCGGAATGCCTGCCAAAGTAGTAAACAGAGCAAATGAAATCCTTAAAACATTGGAAGCAAGCAGAACCCAGGGAAACAACTCATCAGAAACGATCAAAAGAGTAACAGAGGAAAATATGCAGCTCTCTTTCTTCCAGCTGGATGATCCTGTTCTGGAGAATATCCGTGAAGAGCTTACGAAAATAGACATCAACACTTTAACGCCTATTGAAGCTTTAATGAAGCTGAATTCGATAAAAAAAATGATTGGAGGGTAA
- a CDS encoding DUF2809 domain-containing protein, which translates to MKFQFSLKYLLLTIFIFLVEVLIATKLSNVFFVRAYLGDVIVVMLLYTFVKSFVKVNDQKLILGILIFSFLVEFAQYFNIAEKLGFRPGSLMYIVIGNSFSWIDNLCYAAGCLILYIFIKVTNNDRLTSTPNL; encoded by the coding sequence ATGAAATTCCAATTCAGCCTGAAGTATCTTCTTCTGACCATATTTATTTTTCTTGTGGAAGTATTAATTGCTACCAAACTCAGTAATGTTTTCTTTGTGAGAGCGTATCTCGGAGATGTAATTGTGGTGATGCTTCTGTATACTTTTGTGAAAAGTTTTGTAAAAGTAAATGACCAGAAATTGATTTTGGGAATTTTGATTTTTTCATTTCTGGTAGAGTTTGCCCAGTATTTCAATATTGCAGAAAAACTAGGCTTCCGTCCTGGAAGCCTGATGTATATTGTGATCGGAAATTCTTTCTCTTGGATTGATAATTTATGTTATGCTGCAGGTTGTCTGATCCTCTATATTTTCATAAAGGTGACAAACAATGATAGATTAACCTCAACTCCTAATCTCTAA
- a CDS encoding helix-turn-helix domain-containing protein, with the protein MITPEKEIPVHHLTSEEFQMSTLSDAGPENFHDVHRHNFFEIIWFREVYENSRLELDFESYKLENNQICIIAPGQAFNMKLEGEKGYAMAISREIFNEACNIESVLTGGELPFFLNPKNEKTCSTIIALMEQEYKTTARTELLKAYLKAFCIIIGEQIIPQGPLLNDRQRIQELIGLIEKHYIEHKETGFYADQLKISSHHLNDIVRLLRGTTVKKMIAQRIILEAKRELSFGALTVKEIAFKLGFSDASYFSRFFKKHTQQNPDGFRPGKG; encoded by the coding sequence ATGATTACACCAGAAAAAGAAATTCCGGTTCACCATTTGACTTCTGAAGAATTTCAGATGAGTACTCTGAGTGATGCCGGTCCGGAGAACTTTCATGATGTTCACAGGCATAATTTTTTTGAGATTATCTGGTTTAGAGAAGTGTATGAAAACAGCCGCTTAGAATTGGATTTTGAAAGCTATAAACTTGAGAACAATCAAATCTGCATCATTGCGCCGGGGCAGGCTTTCAACATGAAATTAGAAGGAGAGAAGGGATATGCCATGGCAATAAGCAGAGAAATTTTCAACGAAGCCTGCAATATAGAATCTGTACTTACGGGAGGAGAGCTTCCCTTTTTTTTAAATCCAAAAAATGAAAAAACCTGCAGTACCATTATAGCATTGATGGAGCAGGAATATAAAACAACAGCAAGAACGGAACTCTTAAAGGCTTATCTGAAAGCGTTTTGTATTATCATTGGAGAACAAATTATTCCTCAGGGACCTTTGTTGAATGACCGTCAGCGCATTCAAGAACTGATTGGTCTTATTGAAAAGCATTATATAGAGCATAAAGAAACAGGTTTCTATGCGGATCAATTGAAGATAAGCAGTCATCATCTTAATGATATTGTGCGTCTTTTGAGAGGGACAACAGTAAAAAAAATGATTGCCCAGAGAATTATTCTGGAAGCAAAAAGAGAGCTTAGTTTTGGCGCCTTAACCGTAAAAGAAATCGCTTTTAAATTAGGTTTTAGTGACGCTTCTTACTTTTCCCGGTTCTTTAAAAAACATACGCAACAGAACCCTGATGGGTTCAGACCTGGTAAAGGGTAA
- a CDS encoding DUF2306 domain-containing protein encodes MLSAKRNTAIFFKILLIIGFGYFFWLMLKITLEYIPFNPEASFLMIKQTEAIERPEYLTFFYTHVYTSIFVLFSGFLAILRKDFGLKNFHRNMGKVYIFLILICAAPSGIYMGIFANGGILSKISFVILGFLWWFSTFKAYQLARQKKFKEHKQWMWRSFAFTLSAITLRMWKVIIVYLFHPNPMDVYQIIAWLGWTPNILIIEYLITKKHI; translated from the coding sequence ATGCTATCTGCCAAAAGAAATACTGCAATTTTCTTCAAAATTCTTCTCATCATAGGATTTGGGTATTTCTTTTGGCTGATGTTGAAAATTACATTAGAATATATTCCATTTAATCCTGAAGCCAGTTTTTTGATGATCAAACAGACAGAAGCGATAGAAAGACCTGAATATCTTACATTTTTCTATACTCATGTCTATACGAGCATCTTTGTGCTTTTTTCTGGCTTTTTGGCTATTCTCAGAAAAGATTTCGGGCTCAAAAATTTCCACCGGAATATGGGAAAAGTATATATTTTTCTCATTCTGATCTGTGCTGCTCCTTCAGGAATTTATATGGGAATATTTGCCAACGGAGGTATTTTATCGAAGATTTCTTTTGTTATTTTAGGCTTTTTATGGTGGTTTTCAACGTTTAAAGCATATCAGCTGGCAAGACAGAAAAAATTTAAAGAACACAAGCAGTGGATGTGGCGAAGTTTCGCTTTCACTTTATCTGCTATTACCCTGAGAATGTGGAAAGTAATTATTGTATATTTATTTCATCCCAATCCAATGGATGTCTATCAAATCATTGCATGGCTGGGCTGGACCCCCAATATCCTTATTATTGAATATTTAATCACAAAAAAACATATATGA
- a CDS encoding thioredoxin family protein codes for MKNLKILMTALIVGLGLLSFTTTDHDKNKNQKENIAAKSYEVGDEAADFKLKNIDGKMVSLSDFKSAKGFIVIFTCNHCPYAKKYEDRIIELDKKYKSQGYPVIAINPNDPNVQPEDGYQQMIERAKQKGFTFPYLVDESQKIYPQYGATKTPHVFVLKKENGKNIVKYIGAIDNNYDNPNDVSEYYAQDALNALIKGEPVKMTKTVAIGCTIKVKK; via the coding sequence ATGAAAAACCTGAAAATTTTAATGACAGCATTGATCGTTGGGCTGGGATTACTGAGCTTTACAACGACAGATCATGATAAAAACAAAAACCAGAAAGAAAATATTGCGGCAAAAAGCTATGAAGTAGGGGATGAAGCTGCTGATTTTAAGCTTAAAAATATAGACGGGAAAATGGTTTCCCTAAGTGATTTTAAAAGTGCGAAAGGATTTATTGTAATATTTACCTGCAATCATTGTCCTTACGCCAAGAAATACGAAGACAGAATTATTGAGCTGGATAAAAAATATAAATCTCAGGGATATCCCGTCATCGCAATCAACCCAAATGATCCTAATGTACAGCCGGAAGACGGCTATCAGCAGATGATTGAAAGAGCAAAACAAAAAGGCTTTACTTTTCCATATTTGGTAGATGAAAGTCAGAAAATTTATCCGCAGTACGGAGCAACAAAAACACCGCATGTTTTTGTACTGAAAAAAGAAAACGGAAAGAATATTGTGAAATATATTGGTGCTATTGACAATAATTATGATAACCCGAATGACGTATCAGAATATTATGCTCAGGATGCCTTAAATGCTCTTATAAAAGGAGAACCTGTGAAAATGACGAAAACTGTAGCAATCGGATGTACAATCAAAGTAAAGAAATAA
- a CDS encoding acyl-CoA thioesterase, whose protein sequence is MIFYHKFEVRWSDLDANKHLANSSYVQYCAQARMAFMTKEKMGVTQLSRWGIGPVILHERYSFFKEIYADQIVIVSVEIDGCAEDSSIYRFVHKFYTPDGMHCATAEATGVWIDMMLRKMTTPPDDVVEAMNKYKSPETVVLSREDFKKFPFHPHNIDPAEINI, encoded by the coding sequence ATGATTTTCTACCATAAATTTGAAGTGCGATGGAGCGATCTTGATGCCAACAAGCACTTAGCCAATTCATCATATGTACAATATTGTGCACAAGCCAGAATGGCTTTCATGACTAAAGAAAAAATGGGAGTTACCCAGCTGAGCAGATGGGGAATAGGCCCGGTGATCCTGCACGAAAGATATTCTTTCTTCAAAGAAATTTATGCAGATCAGATCGTTATTGTAAGTGTAGAAATAGACGGATGTGCAGAGGATTCTTCCATCTACCGTTTTGTACACAAATTTTATACTCCGGACGGCATGCACTGTGCTACTGCAGAAGCTACAGGAGTATGGATTGATATGATGCTTAGAAAAATGACCACTCCACCAGATGATGTAGTGGAAGCCATGAACAAGTACAAGAGCCCGGAAACTGTGGTATTATCGAGAGAAGACTTTAAAAAGTTTCCTTTCCACCCACACAATATTGACCCGGCAGAGATTAATATATAA
- the thiL gene encoding thiamine-phosphate kinase has translation MFEDKSQELTPISKLGEFGLIKHLTEHFPLSNESSELGVGDDAAVINPDHKKVVLTTDVLAEGVHFNLGYVPLKHLGYKAVVVNLSDIAAMNATPTQILVSLAVSNRFPVEALEEIYSGIQAACGRYKVDLIGGDTTSSNSGLVMSITAVGIENEENIVKRSGAKPNDLLVVTGDLGGAYMGLQILEREHAVFLADPNMQPEMEGYDYILERQLKPEARTDVKKILEELDIKPTSMIDISDGLASEILHLSDQSNVGFRLYEEKVPLDSLTISTADEMNLNPVMTALSGGEDYELLFTISANDFDKIKNHPDFTIIGHAVEKEEGNFMVARGSNQLVALTAQGWDAFLNQ, from the coding sequence ATGTTTGAAGATAAATCACAGGAGCTGACGCCCATTTCGAAATTAGGAGAATTCGGTCTTATTAAGCATTTGACAGAACATTTTCCTCTATCCAATGAATCTTCGGAGCTTGGAGTAGGAGATGATGCGGCAGTTATTAATCCTGATCACAAAAAAGTAGTTCTTACAACAGATGTGCTGGCGGAAGGAGTACACTTTAATCTGGGCTATGTTCCATTAAAGCATTTAGGGTATAAAGCTGTGGTGGTAAACCTAAGCGATATTGCAGCAATGAATGCAACGCCTACACAGATTTTGGTTTCTCTTGCTGTGTCTAACCGTTTTCCAGTGGAAGCTTTAGAAGAAATCTATTCCGGAATTCAGGCGGCATGTGGAAGATATAAAGTTGATCTGATTGGAGGAGATACTACAAGTTCAAATTCCGGGCTGGTAATGAGCATTACAGCTGTAGGAATTGAAAACGAAGAAAACATCGTAAAAAGAAGCGGAGCAAAACCAAATGATCTTCTTGTGGTAACAGGAGACTTGGGTGGAGCATACATGGGATTACAGATTCTTGAAAGAGAACATGCTGTTTTTCTTGCTGATCCGAATATGCAGCCTGAAATGGAAGGCTACGACTATATTCTGGAAAGACAGCTGAAACCTGAAGCAAGAACAGACGTTAAAAAGATTTTAGAAGAATTGGATATCAAACCAACTTCTATGATCGATATTTCAGATGGTTTAGCTTCCGAAATCCTTCACCTTTCAGATCAGTCTAATGTAGGATTTAGATTGTATGAGGAAAAAGTTCCATTAGATAGTCTTACAATCTCTACAGCGGATGAAATGAATTTAAATCCGGTAATGACAGCATTAAGTGGTGGTGAAGATTATGAACTTTTGTTCACTATTTCAGCAAATGATTTTGATAAAATTAAAAACCATCCTGATTTTACCATTATAGGACATGCAGTAGAAAAAGAAGAAGGGAACTTTATGGTAGCAAGAGGATCTAACCAGCTGGTAGCGCTTACTGCTCAGGGGTGGGATGCCTTTTTAAACCAATAA
- a CDS encoding TlpA family protein disulfide reductase, translated as MKNLIIILNVFMLCSVYKAQQTDISVVKYEDLEKRIEQEKDKLLVVNFWSTTCAPCVKELPHFMEVNAKYSEHQKYKMILVSLDRLADKERVLKFIKNKNLTAEVLLLDDIKRMNTWIPRFEKDWDGNIPVTLFYKNGAKFYFNDGEMSKEDLDKTIKENL; from the coding sequence ATGAAGAATTTAATAATAATCCTTAACGTATTTATGCTTTGTTCGGTTTATAAAGCCCAGCAGACAGATATTTCTGTAGTAAAATATGAAGACCTGGAAAAGCGTATTGAACAGGAAAAAGATAAGCTACTTGTTGTGAATTTCTGGTCTACCACCTGTGCTCCTTGTGTAAAGGAGCTTCCGCACTTTATGGAAGTGAATGCTAAATACTCAGAGCATCAGAAATATAAGATGATTTTGGTCTCTTTAGATAGATTGGCTGATAAGGAAAGAGTATTGAAATTCATCAAAAATAAAAATCTTACCGCTGAGGTACTTCTGCTGGATGATATCAAAAGAATGAACACATGGATTCCAAGGTTTGAAAAAGACTGGGATGGGAATATTCCGGTAACGCTGTTCTATAAAAACGGAGCAAAATTCTACTTTAACGATGGTGAAATGAGCAAAGAAGATTTAGACAAGACAATTAAAGAAAACCTATAA
- a CDS encoding NAD(P)/FAD-dependent oxidoreductase → MKQIIIIGGGAAGFFCASNLDEKKYTITILEQNSDVLQKVKISGGGRCNVTHACFDPRELVQFYPRGNKELLSVFSKFQPGDTMEWFDQRNVPLKIENDNRTFPESNSSQTIINTFLNETQKKNVTVQTKCTVKEIEKQDEKYIVRTNSGNFEADYIVYTTGSSPKSLKIIENLGHKIVDLVPSLFTFNIKDELLKDLPGTSFENAGISIPKLKTEESGPLLITHWGLSGPAVLKISAWEAISLAKLKYNFEIEVNFVSIEMDEAEEIFNNFKQSNPKKTIGQSKIFDITNRFWQKILEISKVDLNKQVANISGKEMQKIIENLCKKKFQVTGKSTFKDEFVTAGGVDLKEINFKNMSSKLLPNFYIAGEVLNIDAVTGGFNFQACWSEGWLIAQDLNSL, encoded by the coding sequence ATGAAACAGATCATTATTATCGGAGGCGGTGCTGCAGGCTTTTTCTGTGCATCTAATCTTGACGAAAAAAAATATACAATTACGATTTTAGAACAGAATTCAGATGTTCTTCAGAAAGTTAAGATTTCTGGTGGCGGACGCTGCAATGTTACCCACGCATGCTTTGATCCAAGAGAACTTGTTCAGTTTTATCCTCGTGGAAACAAGGAACTACTTAGCGTTTTCAGCAAATTTCAGCCTGGAGACACCATGGAATGGTTTGATCAGCGTAATGTTCCGCTGAAAATTGAAAATGATAACAGAACTTTCCCTGAAAGTAATTCTTCTCAAACCATTATCAATACTTTTTTGAATGAAACTCAAAAGAAAAATGTAACTGTACAGACAAAGTGTACGGTAAAAGAGATTGAAAAACAGGATGAAAAATATATTGTAAGAACCAATTCAGGCAATTTTGAGGCAGATTATATCGTATACACTACCGGAAGTTCTCCAAAATCGCTGAAAATTATCGAAAATCTGGGTCATAAGATTGTGGATTTAGTCCCTTCACTTTTCACATTTAATATTAAAGATGAGTTGCTGAAAGATCTTCCGGGAACAAGTTTTGAAAACGCCGGAATTTCAATTCCAAAGCTTAAAACTGAAGAAAGCGGACCTTTGCTTATTACACACTGGGGACTTTCCGGGCCTGCTGTCCTTAAAATCTCTGCGTGGGAAGCAATAAGCCTTGCAAAGCTTAAATATAACTTTGAAATCGAGGTTAATTTCGTTTCCATAGAAATGGATGAAGCAGAAGAAATTTTCAACAATTTCAAGCAGAGCAATCCTAAAAAAACGATAGGACAGTCTAAAATTTTTGATATTACCAACAGGTTCTGGCAGAAGATTTTAGAGATTTCAAAAGTTGATCTTAATAAACAGGTTGCCAATATTTCCGGAAAGGAAATGCAGAAAATCATTGAAAATCTCTGCAAAAAAAAGTTTCAGGTAACCGGGAAATCTACCTTTAAAGATGAATTTGTAACAGCCGGAGGCGTTGATTTAAAAGAAATTAACTTCAAAAATATGTCTTCAAAATTACTTCCTAATTTCTATATTGCCGGAGAAGTTCTCAATATAGATGCCGTGACAGGCGGGTTCAATTTCCAGGCATGCTGGAGCGAAGGATGGCTGATTGCACAGGATCTCAACAGCTTATAA
- a CDS encoding GNAT family N-acetyltransferase: MEFPVLETERLILRKLTFNDTQDLFEYFSLDEVMEYYDLDTFKTEEDSRHIIQHFNSEFEKGKGFRWALELKSTGKVIGTCGYHNWYREHFRAEVGYELNPKFWQQSYMKEAILPILTYGFETMRLHRVDAFIDPSNISSERLLTSLNFSKEGTLKDYFFEKGKFVDATIFGLINK, encoded by the coding sequence ATGGAATTTCCTGTTTTAGAGACTGAAAGGCTTATTTTGCGTAAGCTTACTTTTAATGATACCCAAGACCTTTTTGAGTACTTTTCTTTGGATGAAGTGATGGAATATTATGACCTTGACACTTTCAAGACAGAAGAAGATTCCAGACACATTATCCAGCATTTCAACAGTGAATTCGAAAAAGGAAAAGGTTTCAGATGGGCTCTGGAACTGAAATCCACAGGAAAAGTCATTGGTACCTGTGGTTACCACAATTGGTACAGGGAGCATTTCCGGGCAGAAGTTGGCTATGAGCTCAATCCTAAATTCTGGCAGCAATCTTATATGAAAGAAGCCATTCTTCCTATTTTAACATATGGGTTTGAAACCATGAGACTTCACCGTGTAGATGCTTTCATAGATCCTTCCAATATTTCTTCCGAAAGACTGTTAACTTCTTTAAATTTCAGCAAAGAGGGAACATTGAAAGATTATTTTTTTGAAAAAGGAAAATTTGTTGATGCAACCATTTTCGGGCTGATTAATAAATAG
- a CDS encoding YARHG domain-containing protein, with amino-acid sequence MKIVNYTLISLLTASLISCKKDGKTNESGKDSLTAKKDSVVVPEVHKEYYGIYTGEFAGMEKVVDQADGSEYDVNNYKRISLKINRITKDSVYGQSIVNGNQRPFRGVFNEAAASFVLDEPGNDKTDGRFEVKLKGDSLTGNWNAFDKTTVKAPSKTLKLIKKEFVYNPNFMLDKDSDLVDWSNPKEFTEKYKDEETGKTESYKTSKNRIASEAIFKLNASKQKLTEKDLKNLRKLDLEIIKNSVFARHGYSFKKETYRNFFEQTDWYIPVSNNVDNDLSPMEKENVALLNRFTKYAEDKYDSFGR; translated from the coding sequence ATGAAAATTGTAAATTACACCTTGATTTCTTTACTGACAGCTTCTCTGATCAGTTGTAAAAAAGATGGTAAGACCAATGAATCGGGGAAAGATTCTCTGACCGCAAAGAAAGACTCTGTGGTAGTTCCTGAAGTTCATAAAGAATATTACGGAATTTATACCGGAGAATTCGCCGGAATGGAAAAGGTAGTTGACCAAGCAGACGGTTCAGAGTATGATGTGAACAACTACAAAAGAATTTCTTTAAAGATCAACAGAATCACCAAAGACAGCGTTTACGGGCAAAGTATTGTGAATGGGAATCAGCGCCCTTTCCGAGGAGTTTTCAATGAGGCTGCAGCGTCTTTTGTACTGGATGAACCTGGTAATGACAAAACAGACGGAAGATTTGAAGTAAAACTGAAAGGTGACAGCTTAACCGGAAATTGGAATGCTTTTGATAAAACAACCGTTAAAGCACCTTCAAAAACACTTAAGCTCATCAAAAAAGAGTTTGTTTACAACCCGAACTTTATGCTGGATAAAGATTCTGATCTGGTAGACTGGTCAAACCCTAAAGAGTTTACAGAAAAATACAAGGATGAAGAAACCGGAAAAACAGAAAGCTATAAAACCTCTAAAAACCGTATTGCTTCTGAAGCTATATTTAAACTCAATGCATCTAAGCAGAAACTGACGGAAAAAGATCTTAAAAACCTAAGAAAACTGGATCTTGAAATCATCAAGAATTCTGTATTTGCAAGACATGGCTATTCCTTTAAAAAAGAAACTTACAGAAATTTCTTTGAGCAAACAGACTGGTATATCCCGGTTTCCAACAATGTAGACAATGATCTTTCACCTATGGAAAAAGAAAATGTAGCTTTACTGAACCGTTTTACCAAATATGCGGAGGATAAATATGATAGTTTTGGGAGATAG